Within Caldisericota bacterium, the genomic segment ACTCCAGCTTTTTGCATAGCAACCCGCATTACACGTTTAATCTGTTTTACTTCAGGGTCAGGTGCTGTAATATGGTAAGCGTCTGTTGTAGAAGCATACCCTGAAAGCTCAGCATAAATATGAGCTCCTCGTTTTTCTGCATGCTCTAAAGATTCAAGAATAAGTATCCCTGCGCCTTCGCCCATAATAAAACCATCCCTATTTTTATCAAAAGGGCGGCAAGCTTTTTCGGGAGCATCATTACGCCTTGAGAGCGCCCTCATTGATGCAAAAGCAGCAACTCCCAGTGGTGTAATCGCTGCATCAGCACCTCCGGCAACTATAACATCAAGATCTCCTCTCTGTATGGCGAGAAGCGCCTCACCAATTGTTTGAGTAGATGATGCACAAGCGTTTACTGTGGAAAGTGTTGCACCCTTGAAACCATACTTAATAGCAATGTACGCTGGAATAGCATCAATAATTAATTGAGTAATAAGAAATGGACTTATTCGCCTGGGGCCTCTTTCCATAAGTACTTTCTGTTGCTCTTCTATTGAACGCAACCCACCTACGCCAGAAGTGACATACACCCCAATTTTTTCAAGATCTTCTTTTTCTGGTATAATATCAGCATTTTCTATCGCTTCTTTTGCAGCAACAAAAGCAAACTGTTGAACCCTATCAAGCCTTTTTGCATCTTTTACATCAAAATATTGCTCAGGCTTAAAATCTTTTACTTCGCCTGCAATTTGAACAGAATAATCAGACGGGTCAAAAAGCGAAATCCTACCAACACCAGATTGTCCCTTTTGAAGCGCCTCAAAAAAGGTATCTACCCCAATACCAATAGGAGATACTATTCCTAAGCCTGTTACGACAACTTTTC encodes:
- the fabF gene encoding beta-ketoacyl-ACP synthase II, producing MRKVVVTGLGIVSPIGIGVDTFFEALQKGQSGVGRISLFDPSDYSVQIAGEVKDFKPEQYFDVKDAKRLDRVQQFAFVAAKEAIENADIIPEKEDLEKIGVYVTSGVGGLRSIEEQQKVLMERGPRRISPFLITQLIIDAIPAYIAIKYGFKGATLSTVNACASSTQTIGEALLAIQRGDLDVIVAGGADAAITPLGVAAFASMRALSRRNDAPEKACRPFDKNRDGFIMGEGAGILILESLEHAEKRGAHIYAELSGYASTTDAYHITAPDPEVKQIKRVMRVAMQKAGVTEVDYINAHGTSTPLNDKYETKAIKEVFGEKAYDISVTSTKSMIGHLLGASGAAESVATVLSIENGIIFPTINYEEKDPECNLNYVPNEAIKKDVNVTLKNSLGFGGHNVSLIFKKFR